A DNA window from Actinomadura coerulea contains the following coding sequences:
- a CDS encoding cystathionine gamma-lyase yields the protein MEIGDGTLAVGAGRPEAENHAPGLPGPVFAAHYHLAGEASGPYTYGRESNPTWTLLERAIGELEGGAEVVSFSSGMAAVAGVLLAQVRSGDVVVLPDDCYHTTRALKERLESYGAVVRMGPTAGDAQIGLLEGARLVWLETPSNPNLDVCDIRRVSEAAHRAGALVAVDNTLATPLGQRPLDLGADFSVASDTKALTGHGDLLLGHVATRDPALAESVRVWRRTVGAIPGPMEAWLAHRSLATLQLRLDRQAANALAVAEALRERPEVSGLRYPGLPDDPSHEVAARQMRRFGSVVSFALRDEASAERFLGSLRLVMQATSFGSVHSSAERRARWGGDAVAPGFVRFSAGVEDTADLVADVLQALTEGVR from the coding sequence ATGGAGATCGGGGACGGGACGCTGGCCGTGGGCGCCGGGAGGCCGGAGGCGGAGAACCACGCGCCGGGGCTGCCCGGGCCGGTGTTCGCGGCGCACTACCACCTGGCCGGGGAGGCGAGCGGGCCCTACACCTACGGGCGCGAGTCGAACCCGACGTGGACGCTGCTGGAGCGGGCGATCGGCGAGCTGGAGGGCGGCGCGGAGGTCGTCTCGTTCTCCTCGGGGATGGCGGCGGTGGCCGGCGTGCTGCTGGCGCAGGTCAGGTCCGGCGACGTCGTGGTCCTGCCGGACGACTGCTACCACACGACCCGGGCGTTGAAGGAGCGCCTGGAGTCGTACGGGGCGGTGGTCCGGATGGGGCCGACCGCGGGCGACGCCCAGATCGGGCTGCTGGAGGGCGCGCGGCTGGTCTGGCTCGAAACGCCGTCCAACCCGAACCTGGACGTGTGCGACATCCGGCGGGTCTCCGAGGCGGCGCACCGGGCGGGCGCGCTCGTGGCGGTGGACAACACCCTCGCCACCCCGCTCGGGCAGCGGCCGCTCGACCTCGGGGCCGACTTCTCCGTCGCCAGCGACACCAAGGCGCTGACCGGGCACGGCGACCTGCTGCTCGGGCACGTCGCGACCCGTGACCCGGCGCTGGCGGAGTCCGTCCGGGTCTGGCGCAGGACCGTCGGCGCGATCCCCGGGCCGATGGAGGCGTGGCTGGCGCACCGGTCGCTCGCCACGCTCCAGCTGAGGCTGGACCGGCAGGCCGCCAACGCGCTGGCCGTCGCCGAGGCGCTGCGGGAGCGTCCGGAGGTGTCCGGGCTCAGGTATCCGGGGCTGCCGGACGACCCGTCCCACGAGGTCGCGGCCCGGCAGATGCGCCGGTTCGGCTCCGTCGTGTCGTTCGCCCTGAGGGACGAGGCGTCCGCCGAGAGGTTCCTCGGCTCGCTGCGGCTCGTCATGCAGGCCACCAGTTTCGGCAGCGTGCACAGCTCCGCCGAACGGCGCGCCCGGTGGGGCGGCGACGCCGTGGCGCCCGGCTTCGTGCGCTTCTCGGCCGGCGTCGAGGACACCGCCGACCTGGTGGCCGACGTCCTCCAAGCCCTGACGGAGGGCGTCCGTTGA
- a CDS encoding ATP-binding protein, giving the protein MKDHPSEGSEDVGTAAYQRPPAEVRFAGELERLRESDTGPRPPGWALGLTAARRFIVGDEALGVRRKFVGDTALIDRALVTLATSRGLMLVGEPGTAKSLLSELIAAAVSGTSTLTIQGGAATTEDQIKYSWNYALLVSEGPSTRSLVPAPLLTGMAEGRVVRFEEITRCPLEVQDSLLSPLSDRVLAIPELSRAASGGGGAPHGAQSADAMVFARDGFNVIATANTRDRGVNEMSAALKRRFNFETVFPIADFATELDLVEQEAGRLLEHSGVEVAPRRDVLEVLVTVFRELRDATTEEGRSMDRLSAVMSTAEAVSVAHQIGVRGWFLRGEEGGAADIVECLAGTAAKDNPEDLARLRRYLEQQAPRRDGEQWKALHAARHLLPG; this is encoded by the coding sequence ATGAAAGATCATCCCTCGGAGGGGTCCGAGGACGTGGGGACGGCGGCGTACCAGCGGCCGCCGGCGGAGGTGCGGTTCGCCGGCGAGCTGGAGAGGCTCCGCGAGAGCGACACCGGGCCGAGGCCGCCCGGCTGGGCCCTCGGGCTGACGGCCGCGCGGCGTTTCATCGTCGGGGACGAGGCGCTCGGCGTCCGCCGCAAGTTCGTCGGCGACACCGCCCTCATCGACCGGGCGCTGGTCACCCTCGCCACCAGCCGGGGGCTGATGCTCGTCGGCGAGCCCGGGACGGCGAAGTCGCTGCTGTCGGAGCTGATCGCGGCGGCGGTCAGCGGCACCTCCACGCTGACGATCCAGGGCGGCGCGGCCACCACCGAGGACCAGATCAAGTACTCGTGGAACTACGCGCTGCTGGTGTCGGAGGGGCCGTCCACGCGCTCCCTCGTCCCGGCGCCGCTGCTCACCGGGATGGCCGAGGGCAGGGTCGTCCGGTTCGAGGAGATCACCCGCTGCCCGCTGGAGGTGCAGGACTCGCTGCTGTCGCCGCTGTCCGACCGCGTCCTGGCGATCCCGGAGCTGTCCCGCGCGGCCTCCGGCGGAGGCGGGGCGCCCCACGGGGCGCAGAGCGCGGACGCGATGGTGTTCGCCCGCGACGGGTTCAACGTCATCGCGACCGCCAACACCCGCGACCGCGGCGTCAACGAGATGAGCGCAGCGCTCAAGCGGCGGTTCAACTTCGAGACCGTGTTCCCGATCGCCGACTTCGCGACCGAGCTGGACCTGGTCGAGCAGGAGGCGGGGCGGCTGCTGGAGCACAGCGGCGTCGAGGTCGCGCCGCGCCGGGACGTCCTGGAGGTGCTCGTCACCGTGTTCCGGGAGCTGCGCGACGCCACCACGGAGGAGGGCCGGTCGATGGACCGGCTGTCGGCGGTGATGAGCACCGCCGAGGCGGTCTCGGTCGCCCACCAGATCGGGGTGCGCGGCTGGTTCCTGCGCGGCGAGGAGGGCGGAGCCGCCGACATCGTCGAGTGCCTCGCCGGCACCGCGGCCAAGGACAACCCCGAGGACCTCGCCCGGTTGCGCCGCTACCTGGAGCAGCAGGCTCCCCGCCGCGACGGGGAGCAGTGGAAGGCGCTGCACGCCGCCCGGCACCTGCTGCCCGGCTGA
- a CDS encoding TetR/AcrR family transcriptional regulator yields the protein MGRPKGFEPDVVIAQAMETFWTKGYADTSPADLAEATGVAKGSLYHSFGSKRELFAKALDLYSRAGAELTEELLWRPGTARECFRAYFALLVDMDLDGPVRRGCLAQNTVGELGGRDEEATRAVHRMEERIIELFAARIEQGQRDGDVDRGVDARAQALLLQTTLAGLRVMAKTFDRPALYRIIDTALAAL from the coding sequence ATGGGAAGACCGAAGGGCTTCGAACCGGACGTGGTCATCGCTCAGGCGATGGAGACGTTCTGGACCAAGGGCTACGCCGACACGTCCCCCGCCGACCTCGCCGAGGCGACCGGGGTGGCCAAGGGCAGCCTGTACCACTCCTTCGGCTCCAAGCGCGAGTTGTTCGCCAAGGCGCTCGACCTCTACAGCCGGGCCGGTGCGGAACTGACCGAAGAGCTCCTCTGGCGGCCGGGCACCGCCAGGGAGTGCTTCCGCGCGTACTTCGCACTGCTCGTCGACATGGACCTGGACGGGCCGGTCCGCCGCGGCTGCCTGGCCCAGAACACGGTCGGCGAACTCGGCGGACGCGACGAGGAGGCCACCCGGGCGGTGCACCGGATGGAGGAGCGCATCATCGAGCTGTTCGCCGCCCGCATCGAGCAAGGGCAGCGGGACGGTGACGTCGACCGGGGCGTCGACGCCAGAGCGCAGGCGCTCCTCCTCCAGACCACCCTCGCGGGGCTGCGGGTCATGGCCAAGACGTTCGACCGGCCGGCGCTGTATCGGATCATCGACACCGCCCTGGCGGCCCTCTGA
- a CDS encoding DUF4132 domain-containing protein — protein MEDQLPGEDDLVIPDAWRRSLHARRGGAPGPRIKVAGPAAAARAVQGFVERSRGVVEALLRGGAGEPELAEAARRHLDGRPDPAGAAVVAAVTAMGVGGYDSEKVYRAYVDAWVGEHGLGFAACALVELSRTKAVRKGGGTWLGTSVGAQRITDEYALRIPEQEAKRVRGLLAVASDADYADAARRLAAHRSGRCASWLVSYLVPTREDWVDECCAAPGPQMRRDDLLWVVMPALGKAEQLAAPYPAGGLHWGQATRALLASMADGIGPGVLPFLLTEVERLSLESEDRKRIFETIAILPTDEAFQALLDRLDRKHVRAALGEAARRFPVRALRLLARAGADDLLASHIEAHPDLAAAALPGLPEDAAAVRRVAAASARVPEAAPDELPAVLAEPPWLNPRRPVLKGLTVPEARLVWQEGEREEWLQWDPKTEKPDDPDWEALVEAYTSAGHDSGNVQLMVYGPPELIRPLMPRWKGYGVRWAHVWMRPLAARYELHALPPAVRTAKAFPDTCCEPLMPYLDGGVARLMAEGLVKRGALLYPARQWFGRHGADAVPLLVPAALGDKPKDWRPAETALRYLSDLRGLDGVVAAARDAHGDEAAEAIRTLLSTPPVETGLDKPPAVGAWVDPTPLPQVLLRGRERALPRDAVGRLVELLALPAPYAMDELAEACAPGTLSGFGWALFQQWLDAGKPSKDAWALRQLGRTGDDDTVRRLTPVIRAWPGEGGHRNAVHGLDVLAEIGTDVALMHLHGIAQKVKFKGLQAEARDRIRQVAKRLDLTTDQLADRLVPDFGLDAEGGMTLDYGPRRFLVRFDEQLKPFVADEDGRQRKSLPKPGAKDDPELAPAAHQAFAGLKKDVRTVAADQIRRLEQALVTRRRWTPAEFGEYIVRHPLVWHIARRLVWLAEDGGTTAAFRIAEDRTFADAADEAFALPEAARVGVAHPLDLGDTVKAWSEVFADYEITQPFPQLTRPVHTLTEQERGSGRLERFEGLKLPFGDVLGLVKLGWERGAPLDAGVERWIHRRVADRRYVVIDLDPGFAVGALDATGDHQVLSYVWLAVEPADFWPSRGTPLTFGELHPVMASEILSDLTALAGKAEK, from the coding sequence ATGGAAGATCAGCTCCCCGGTGAGGACGACCTGGTGATCCCGGACGCCTGGCGGCGTTCGCTGCACGCGCGGCGCGGCGGCGCCCCCGGTCCCAGGATCAAGGTGGCCGGACCGGCGGCGGCGGCGCGCGCCGTCCAGGGCTTCGTGGAGCGGAGCCGCGGGGTGGTCGAGGCGCTGCTGAGGGGCGGCGCCGGCGAGCCCGAGCTGGCCGAGGCGGCGCGGCGGCACCTGGACGGGCGGCCCGATCCGGCGGGCGCGGCGGTGGTCGCGGCCGTCACCGCGATGGGCGTGGGCGGCTACGACTCGGAGAAGGTGTACCGGGCGTACGTCGACGCGTGGGTCGGCGAGCACGGGCTCGGGTTCGCGGCGTGCGCGCTGGTCGAGCTGAGCCGGACGAAGGCCGTCCGGAAGGGCGGCGGCACCTGGCTCGGCACCTCCGTCGGCGCACAGCGCATCACGGACGAGTACGCGCTCCGGATCCCGGAACAGGAGGCGAAGCGCGTCCGCGGGCTGCTGGCCGTCGCCTCCGACGCCGACTACGCCGACGCGGCCCGGCGCCTCGCGGCGCACAGGTCCGGCCGGTGCGCGAGCTGGCTGGTGTCGTACCTCGTCCCGACGCGGGAGGACTGGGTCGACGAGTGCTGCGCGGCCCCGGGCCCGCAGATGCGCCGCGACGACCTGCTGTGGGTGGTGATGCCGGCGCTGGGCAAGGCGGAGCAGCTCGCGGCGCCGTACCCGGCGGGCGGCCTGCACTGGGGCCAGGCGACCCGTGCCCTGCTGGCGAGCATGGCCGACGGCATCGGACCCGGCGTCCTGCCTTTCCTCCTCACCGAGGTGGAAAGGCTCTCCCTGGAGTCCGAGGACCGCAAGCGCATCTTCGAGACGATCGCGATCCTGCCGACGGACGAGGCGTTCCAGGCCCTGCTCGACCGGCTCGACCGCAAGCACGTCCGGGCCGCCCTCGGGGAGGCCGCGCGCAGGTTCCCGGTGCGGGCGCTGCGGCTGCTGGCGCGCGCGGGCGCGGACGACCTGCTCGCCTCCCACATCGAGGCCCACCCCGACCTGGCCGCCGCGGCCCTTCCCGGCCTGCCGGAGGACGCCGCCGCCGTCCGGCGCGTCGCCGCCGCGTCCGCCCGCGTCCCTGAGGCGGCGCCCGACGAGCTGCCCGCCGTGCTCGCCGAGCCGCCGTGGCTGAACCCCCGGCGCCCCGTCCTCAAGGGCCTCACCGTCCCGGAGGCACGGCTCGTGTGGCAGGAGGGCGAGCGGGAGGAGTGGCTCCAGTGGGACCCGAAGACCGAGAAGCCCGACGACCCCGACTGGGAGGCGCTGGTCGAGGCCTACACGTCCGCGGGCCACGACTCGGGCAACGTGCAGCTGATGGTCTACGGGCCGCCAGAGCTGATCCGTCCTCTCATGCCCCGCTGGAAGGGCTACGGCGTCCGGTGGGCTCACGTGTGGATGCGGCCTCTCGCGGCCCGGTACGAACTCCACGCCCTGCCCCCGGCCGTCCGGACGGCCAAGGCGTTCCCCGACACCTGCTGCGAGCCGCTGATGCCGTATCTGGACGGCGGGGTGGCGAGGCTCATGGCGGAGGGGCTCGTCAAGCGCGGGGCGCTCCTCTACCCGGCCCGCCAGTGGTTCGGCCGCCACGGGGCCGACGCGGTGCCCCTGCTGGTCCCGGCCGCCCTCGGCGACAAGCCCAAGGACTGGCGGCCCGCCGAGACCGCCCTGCGGTACCTGAGCGACCTGCGCGGTCTCGACGGCGTGGTGGCGGCGGCCCGTGACGCGCACGGCGATGAGGCCGCCGAGGCGATCCGGACGCTGCTGTCCACCCCGCCGGTCGAGACGGGCCTCGACAAGCCTCCCGCCGTCGGCGCGTGGGTGGATCCGACGCCGCTCCCGCAGGTGCTGCTGCGGGGGCGCGAACGCGCCCTTCCCCGGGACGCGGTCGGCCGTCTGGTCGAGCTGCTCGCCCTCCCGGCCCCGTACGCGATGGACGAACTGGCGGAGGCGTGCGCGCCGGGCACGCTGTCCGGATTCGGGTGGGCGCTGTTCCAGCAGTGGCTCGACGCCGGCAAGCCGTCCAAGGACGCCTGGGCCCTGCGGCAGCTCGGCCGCACCGGCGACGACGACACCGTCCGGCGACTCACCCCGGTCATCCGGGCGTGGCCGGGGGAGGGCGGGCACAGGAACGCCGTCCACGGCCTGGACGTGCTCGCCGAGATCGGCACCGACGTGGCGCTGATGCACCTGCACGGCATCGCCCAGAAGGTGAAGTTCAAGGGGCTCCAGGCGGAGGCGCGGGACCGGATCCGGCAGGTCGCGAAGCGGCTCGACCTGACCACCGACCAGCTCGCGGACCGGCTCGTCCCCGACTTCGGCCTCGACGCCGAGGGCGGCATGACCCTCGACTACGGCCCGCGCCGCTTCCTCGTCCGGTTCGACGAGCAGCTCAAGCCGTTCGTCGCCGACGAGGACGGCAGGCAGCGCAAGTCCCTTCCCAAGCCCGGCGCCAAGGACGACCCCGAACTCGCGCCCGCCGCCCACCAGGCGTTCGCCGGGCTCAAGAAGGACGTCCGCACCGTCGCCGCCGACCAGATCCGCAGGCTGGAGCAGGCGCTGGTGACGCGGCGCCGCTGGACGCCCGCCGAGTTCGGCGAGTACATCGTCCGGCACCCGCTCGTCTGGCACATCGCCCGCCGCCTGGTCTGGCTGGCGGAGGACGGCGGCACGACCGCCGCGTTCCGCATCGCCGAGGACCGGACCTTCGCCGACGCCGCCGACGAGGCGTTCGCCCTCCCCGAGGCGGCCCGCGTCGGCGTCGCCCACCCCCTGGACCTCGGCGACACGGTGAAGGCATGGTCGGAGGTCTTCGCCGACTACGAGATCACGCAGCCGTTCCCCCAGCTCACGCGCCCCGTCCACACGCTGACCGAGCAGGAGCGCGGCAGCGGGCGGCTGGAGCGGTTCGAGGGCCTCAAACTGCCCTTCGGCGACGTCCTCGGCCTGGTGAAGCTGGGCTGGGAGCGCGGCGCGCCGCTGGACGCCGGGGTCGAGCGGTGGATCCACCGGCGCGTCGCCGACCGGCGGTACGTCGTCATCGACCTCGATCCCGGCTTCGCGGTCGGCGCGCTCGACGCCACCGGCGACCACCAGGTCCTCTCGTACGTGTGGCTCGCCGTGGAACCCGCCGACTTCTGGCCGAGCAGGGGGACGCCGCTGACGTTCGGCGAGCTGCACCCCGTCATGGCGTCCGAGATCCTCTCCGACCTGACCGCCCTCGCCGGCAAGGCGGAGAAGTGA
- a CDS encoding DUF4132 domain-containing protein has protein sequence MDLPKALLDPPWARRPAPAPSGDEPVLVPGLTAPDDRAVVWEPGERESWAAVPSYGSWKDGAWEEAAEEFRDGRMGYEPTRAGFLAQAPEHLARPLLAGWKPHVTWDFDHSLKPIVARFETEAWDVAVRLAKQNPYGTGPVVLPFLSADVARMAADWLYRLKSAQKLSRAWFARHGLAAVPYLVPDALGKRVGPRRGAVKALRTIEGDVAEAARVHGDEAAEAVARLLAAAPPGTAPVEPPVRAPSLPRWLDADALPRPVLRDGGELPGEAARNLLLALTVSPGARLDVTGVVDGAAEVCDPESLTAFVWAQFVAWQAAGMPKGSGFVLSALGRFGDDVVVRMLAPLVREWPGRSGGYSSAVQGLEALVGIGTDLALTHLNGIAQKSRYKGLRGEAQRKLAQIAERRGLTAGQLADRLVPDFGLDADGTLTLDYGPRRFVVGFDEQLKPYVADEDGARRKALPKPGAKDDPELAPAAHRRFAELRKDLRAVASAEVARLESAMVTGRAWTPAEFGAFLVAHPLMRHLARRLVWLSGDRAFRLAEDRTFADLHDETVEPAPSADVRIAHPVLLGDSLAAWSEVFADYEILQPFPQLGRPVHALADGEGKSGRLERFEGAAVPTGRVLGLTRTGWRRGSPQDNGIEHWISWTLAPGLSVVVDLSPGIAVGYVDLNPVQTIERVWIAPAPGAPTDALEDALKSADPVRVSELLADLTDLTTAPPR, from the coding sequence ATGGATCTGCCGAAGGCGCTGCTGGACCCGCCGTGGGCGCGCAGGCCGGCCCCCGCGCCGTCGGGCGACGAGCCGGTCCTCGTCCCCGGCCTGACGGCGCCGGACGACCGCGCGGTCGTCTGGGAGCCCGGCGAGCGCGAGAGCTGGGCCGCGGTCCCTAGCTACGGGTCCTGGAAGGACGGCGCGTGGGAGGAGGCCGCCGAGGAGTTCCGCGACGGGCGGATGGGCTACGAGCCCACGCGGGCGGGCTTCCTCGCCCAGGCGCCCGAGCATCTCGCACGGCCGCTGCTGGCCGGGTGGAAGCCGCACGTGACCTGGGACTTCGACCACTCCCTCAAGCCGATCGTGGCGCGCTTCGAGACCGAGGCCTGGGACGTCGCGGTCCGGCTGGCCAAGCAGAACCCGTACGGGACGGGCCCGGTCGTGCTGCCGTTCCTGTCCGCCGACGTGGCCCGGATGGCCGCCGACTGGCTGTACCGGCTCAAGTCGGCGCAGAAGCTGTCCCGCGCGTGGTTCGCACGGCACGGACTCGCCGCCGTCCCGTACCTGGTGCCGGACGCGCTGGGCAAGCGCGTCGGGCCGCGCCGGGGCGCGGTCAAGGCCCTGCGAACCATCGAGGGCGACGTCGCGGAGGCCGCCCGCGTCCACGGGGACGAGGCGGCCGAGGCGGTCGCGCGGCTCCTCGCCGCCGCGCCGCCCGGCACCGCGCCCGTCGAACCGCCGGTGAGGGCGCCGTCCCTGCCCAGGTGGCTCGACGCCGACGCCCTTCCCCGCCCGGTCCTGCGGGACGGCGGGGAACTGCCGGGCGAGGCGGCCCGCAACCTGCTGCTCGCCCTGACGGTGAGCCCGGGCGCCCGGCTCGACGTGACCGGCGTCGTGGACGGGGCCGCCGAGGTCTGCGATCCGGAGTCGCTGACCGCGTTCGTCTGGGCGCAGTTCGTGGCGTGGCAGGCGGCGGGCATGCCCAAGGGCAGCGGCTTCGTGCTGTCGGCCCTCGGACGCTTCGGCGACGACGTGGTCGTCCGCATGCTCGCCCCGCTGGTCAGGGAGTGGCCGGGACGCAGCGGCGGGTACAGCAGCGCCGTCCAGGGGCTGGAGGCGCTGGTCGGCATCGGCACCGACCTCGCCCTGACGCACCTCAACGGCATCGCGCAGAAGTCCCGGTACAAGGGGCTGCGGGGCGAGGCGCAGCGCAAGCTGGCGCAGATCGCGGAGCGGCGCGGCCTGACGGCCGGGCAGCTCGCCGACCGGCTCGTCCCGGACTTCGGGCTGGACGCCGACGGGACCCTCACGCTCGACTACGGCCCGCGCCGCTTCGTCGTCGGGTTCGACGAGCAGCTCAAGCCGTACGTGGCGGACGAGGACGGCGCCCGGCGGAAGGCGCTGCCCAAACCCGGCGCCAAGGACGACCCCGAGCTCGCACCGGCCGCCCACCGGCGGTTCGCGGAGCTGAGGAAGGACCTCCGGGCGGTCGCCTCCGCCGAGGTGGCCCGGCTGGAGTCGGCCATGGTCACGGGCCGCGCGTGGACGCCGGCCGAGTTCGGCGCGTTCCTCGTCGCGCACCCGCTGATGCGGCACCTCGCCCGGCGGCTGGTCTGGCTGAGCGGCGACCGGGCGTTCCGGCTCGCCGAGGACCGGACGTTCGCCGACCTCCACGACGAGACCGTCGAGCCCGCCCCGTCGGCGGACGTCCGGATCGCCCATCCGGTGCTGCTGGGCGACTCCCTGGCCGCCTGGTCGGAGGTGTTCGCCGACTACGAGATCCTGCAGCCGTTCCCGCAGCTCGGACGCCCCGTCCACGCCCTCGCCGACGGCGAGGGGAAGAGCGGCAGGCTCGAACGCTTCGAGGGCGCGGCCGTCCCCACCGGCAGGGTCCTCGGCCTCACCCGCACGGGGTGGAGGCGCGGCTCCCCGCAGGACAACGGCATCGAGCACTGGATCTCCTGGACGCTCGCGCCCGGGCTCTCCGTCGTGGTCGACCTGAGCCCCGGCATCGCGGTGGGCTACGTCGACCTGAACCCCGTCCAGACGATCGAGCGGGTCTGGATCGCCCCGGCGCCCGGCGCCCCGACAGACGCGCTAGAGGACGCCCTAAAAAGCGCCGACCCGGTCCGAGTCTCGGAACTACTGGCAGACCTAACGGACCTGACCACCGCGCCCCCACGTTGA
- a CDS encoding SDR family oxidoreductase, whose protein sequence is MDLGISGRTALVTGASRGIGLAIARNLAAEGVRVVGAARTVTPELEKVAAAAVSVDLSTRDGATSIVDEALAAVGGIDFLVNNVGAGDPDGLTLGGFLDVGHEQWQRMFDLNLFSAVWTTKAALPSILERKGAIVNISSINARTPSGSPVGYAEAKAALTLFGKRLSEELAPRGVRVNTVSPGVVASPLWTDPDGFGGRVAAAYGIGHDDLLAGLPGQFGIASGRLTEPEEVADLVAFLLSGRAASIHGADHVIDGGTLKTA, encoded by the coding sequence ATGGATCTCGGCATCAGCGGAAGGACCGCTCTGGTCACCGGCGCGAGTCGCGGCATCGGCCTCGCGATCGCTCGGAACCTGGCCGCGGAGGGCGTCCGGGTCGTCGGCGCCGCCCGCACCGTCACCCCCGAGCTGGAGAAGGTCGCCGCCGCGGCCGTGTCCGTCGACCTCAGCACCCGCGACGGGGCGACGTCGATCGTCGATGAGGCGCTCGCCGCGGTCGGCGGGATCGACTTCCTCGTCAACAACGTCGGCGCGGGCGACCCTGACGGGCTGACCCTCGGCGGGTTCCTCGACGTCGGCCACGAGCAGTGGCAGAGGATGTTCGATCTCAACCTGTTCAGCGCGGTGTGGACCACCAAGGCGGCGTTGCCGAGCATCCTGGAACGCAAGGGCGCGATCGTGAACATCTCCTCGATCAACGCCCGTACGCCCAGCGGCTCGCCGGTCGGCTACGCGGAGGCCAAGGCGGCGCTGACCCTGTTCGGAAAGCGGCTCAGCGAGGAACTGGCGCCGCGCGGCGTCCGCGTGAACACCGTCTCCCCTGGCGTCGTCGCCAGCCCGCTCTGGACCGACCCGGACGGTTTCGGCGGCAGGGTGGCCGCCGCGTACGGGATCGGGCACGACGACCTGCTCGCGGGCCTGCCCGGCCAGTTCGGCATCGCCTCGGGGCGCCTCACCGAACCCGAGGAGGTCGCGGACCTGGTCGCCTTCCTGCTGTCCGGCCGTGCCGCCAGCATCCACGGCGCCGACCACGTCATCGACGGCGGCACTCTCAAGACCGCCTGA
- a CDS encoding IS30 family transposase, giving the protein MPGRRLTAAERAQIEVLFGAGRSFPQIAEAIGRDRSTVWREVRRNHSYRRSDAGGGGARYPGRATTACPGGLGGLYRWTYSHVAAQRKADERARRHRPGKLIGNSGNKGRAWCQGRLWPVVRDLLVRRWSPQQIAAHLRAAYPDQPEMRVSHETIYQAIYYQARGRMRAELARQLQLRPGEGSVLRSGRAARRPPSRLARAESAARSRRPWIQGLHISARPAQAADRAVPGHWEGDLVIGARGSSAIITLVERTTRFVMLGALPHSRVSEQVTGVLTTLMRRLPAELAATLTWDQGSEMAQHADFTLATGCRVYFCDPHAPWQRGSNENTNGLLRQYFPRSSTDFRNYTQHDLDEVARQLNGRPRQTLNWKTPAQALNEYLVATTA; this is encoded by the coding sequence GTGCCGGGAAGACGTCTGACAGCTGCTGAGCGCGCGCAGATCGAGGTGTTGTTCGGTGCGGGCCGGTCGTTTCCGCAGATCGCGGAGGCGATCGGCCGGGACCGGTCAACTGTGTGGCGGGAGGTGCGCCGTAACCACTCCTATCGGCGGTCGGACGCCGGTGGGGGCGGGGCGCGGTATCCGGGCCGGGCGACCACCGCGTGTCCGGGCGGGCTGGGCGGGCTGTACCGGTGGACGTACTCGCATGTGGCCGCGCAGCGCAAGGCCGATGAGCGGGCGCGTCGGCACCGGCCGGGCAAGTTGATCGGCAACAGCGGGAACAAGGGCCGGGCCTGGTGCCAGGGCCGGTTGTGGCCGGTGGTGCGTGATCTGCTGGTGCGGCGGTGGTCGCCGCAGCAGATCGCGGCGCACCTGCGCGCCGCCTATCCTGACCAGCCGGAGATGCGAGTGTCGCACGAGACGATTTATCAGGCGATCTACTACCAGGCCCGGGGCCGGATGCGGGCCGAGCTGGCCCGGCAGCTGCAGTTGCGGCCGGGGGAGGGGTCGGTGCTGCGCAGCGGCCGCGCCGCCCGCCGTCCGCCCTCGCGTCTGGCCCGCGCCGAGAGCGCGGCGCGCAGCCGCCGGCCCTGGATCCAGGGCCTGCACATCTCGGCCCGGCCCGCCCAGGCGGCCGACCGGGCGGTGCCGGGGCACTGGGAGGGCGACCTGGTGATCGGGGCCCGCGGATCCAGCGCCATCATCACCCTGGTCGAGCGCACCACCCGGTTCGTGATGCTCGGCGCGTTGCCGCACTCACGCGTGTCCGAGCAGGTCACCGGCGTGCTGACCACTTTGATGCGGCGGTTGCCGGCCGAGCTGGCCGCGACCTTGACCTGGGACCAGGGATCGGAGATGGCCCAGCACGCCGACTTCACCCTGGCCACCGGGTGCCGGGTCTACTTCTGCGACCCGCACGCGCCCTGGCAGCGCGGCTCCAACGAGAACACCAACGGGCTGCTGCGCCAGTACTTCCCCCGCTCCTCCACCGACTTCCGCAACTACACCCAGCACGACCTCGACGAAGTCGCCCGCCAGCTCAACGGACGACCCCGCCAAACCCTGAACTGGAAAACCCCAGCCCAAGCACTCAACGAATACCTCGTTGCAACAACCGCTTGA